From Solibacillus isronensis, the proteins below share one genomic window:
- a CDS encoding chemotaxis protein CheX, translating into MSNSTHIQTILNGTIHSLKTILPMIIDVKSPSIINEPYEQLEMGVLIGLVGDVKGRIIIDGTPESFSAIGSAMFGMPLEGAMLESFTGELGNMIAGNLCTYTVQHDLELDITPPTVMVGHTKLFGFKQAFKIPATLEGIGDLIILYTIDTEEEE; encoded by the coding sequence TTGAGTAATTCGACGCATATTCAAACTATCTTAAACGGGACAATCCATTCACTAAAAACTATATTACCTATGATTATAGATGTGAAATCTCCTTCCATCATAAATGAACCGTACGAACAACTTGAGATGGGTGTGCTTATAGGATTAGTTGGTGATGTTAAAGGACGCATTATCATTGACGGCACACCGGAAAGTTTTAGTGCAATCGGCTCTGCGATGTTCGGAATGCCTTTAGAAGGTGCTATGCTTGAGTCCTTTACAGGCGAACTCGGGAATATGATTGCCGGTAATTTATGTACATACACAGTCCAACATGATTTGGAACTTGATATTACGCCACCTACCGTGATGGTTGGTCATACAAAATTATTCGGCTTTAAGCAAGCATTTAAAATACCTGCTACTTTAGAAGGTATCGGGGATTTAATTATTCTATATACAATTGATACTGAAGAAGAAGAGTAA
- a CDS encoding THUMP domain-containing class I SAM-dependent RNA methyltransferase yields the protein MTKFNLVATAAMGLEAIVAEEVRDLGYETRVDNGKVYFEGDEMAIARTNLWLRVADRVKIVVAQFPAKTFDQLFEGVKAVQWEKYLPVDANFPVSGKSVKSTLFSVPDCQAITKKAIVERMKLAYKRLGFLDESGPTFKIEISILKDMATLTIDTSGVGLHKRGYRTTQGEAPLKETLAAALVKISKWSPSRPFVDPFCGSGTIALEAAMIGQNIAPGYNREFISESWPWMKQDIWDKARDEADSLANYDQELTIIGTDIDHKMVAIAQENALEAGFGDLLTFKQMQATDFTTKLTDGVIVTNPPYGERIGEVEEIEKMLRQFGQVMQNYPTWSVYMLSSMEDFEVHYGKKATKKRKLFNGFIRTDLYQYWGQKSKREN from the coding sequence ATGACAAAATTTAATTTAGTTGCAACAGCTGCGATGGGCCTAGAGGCAATTGTAGCAGAAGAAGTACGTGATCTAGGATACGAAACACGTGTCGATAACGGCAAAGTATATTTTGAAGGCGATGAGATGGCGATTGCTCGCACGAATCTATGGTTGCGTGTAGCGGACCGTGTGAAAATCGTCGTTGCCCAATTCCCGGCTAAAACATTTGACCAGCTATTTGAAGGTGTAAAAGCTGTTCAATGGGAAAAATACTTGCCGGTGGATGCAAATTTCCCGGTGTCAGGTAAATCGGTCAAATCAACATTATTCAGTGTACCGGATTGTCAGGCAATCACGAAAAAAGCGATTGTTGAACGAATGAAGCTTGCTTATAAACGTTTAGGGTTTTTAGATGAATCCGGCCCGACATTTAAAATCGAAATTTCGATTTTAAAAGATATGGCAACATTAACGATTGATACATCGGGTGTAGGCTTGCATAAACGCGGATACCGCACGACACAAGGTGAAGCCCCATTAAAAGAAACACTTGCAGCAGCATTAGTGAAAATTTCAAAATGGTCACCAAGCCGTCCGTTCGTAGACCCATTCTGTGGTTCGGGAACGATTGCATTGGAAGCGGCTATGATTGGCCAAAATATCGCACCAGGCTATAACCGTGAATTTATTTCGGAATCATGGCCGTGGATGAAGCAGGATATTTGGGATAAAGCGCGTGATGAAGCGGATTCTTTAGCGAATTATGATCAGGAATTAACGATCATCGGTACAGATATTGATCATAAAATGGTTGCCATTGCGCAAGAAAATGCACTTGAAGCAGGTTTTGGCGATTTATTGACATTCAAGCAAATGCAGGCGACGGATTTCACAACGAAGCTGACAGACGGGGTTATTGTTACAAACCCTCCATATGGTGAGCGTATCGGTGAAGTAGAAGAAATCGAGAAAATGCTGCGCCAGTTTGGTCAAGTTATGCAAAACTACCCAACATGGTCAGTATACATGCTGTCATCAATGGAAGACTTTGAAGTACATTACGGTAAAAAAGCGACGAAAAAGCGTAAATTATTTAACGGATTCATCCGCACAGATTTATACCAGTATTGGGGTCAAAAATCTAAGCGCGAAAATTAA
- a CDS encoding GGDEF domain-containing protein, whose amino-acid sequence MNSTERLTGIGNRRFFQQKLQIHIEQFDKHGIPFSLLVMDIDHFKQVNDIYGHAIGDLVLAQLGVLLKTAARDQDIPARFGGEEFILLLGQTDEEKAFEIAQQLIKQFEKTIWPSVGRLTVSIGCTTFKKGDTESSVFEHADDALYESKRNGRNQATQYEAMKRM is encoded by the coding sequence ATTAATTCAACTGAACGATTAACCGGTATTGGCAATCGCCGTTTTTTTCAGCAAAAGCTTCAAATCCATATTGAGCAGTTTGATAAACATGGAATTCCATTTTCCTTGCTCGTAATGGATATTGACCATTTCAAACAGGTGAATGATATATATGGACATGCAATAGGAGATTTGGTTTTAGCACAATTAGGAGTTCTATTGAAAACAGCTGCTCGTGACCAGGATATTCCTGCACGATTTGGGGGCGAAGAATTTATTTTACTGTTAGGCCAAACAGATGAAGAGAAAGCGTTTGAAATTGCCCAACAGTTGATTAAACAGTTTGAGAAAACAATATGGCCATCAGTTGGTCGGTTAACGGTAAGTATCGGCTGTACAACATTTAAAAAGGGTGATACTGAGAGCTCTGTTTTTGAACATGCGGATGATGCACTCTATGAATCAAAGCGAAATGGACGCAACCAGGCAACACAGTATGAAGCGATGAAAAGGATGTAG
- a CDS encoding ATP-dependent DNA helicase: MRKSLPFELSREKTFFDSLGDWLGDVLYDELPERGFECRDEQIFMAYQIEQALKEKNVLFAEAGVGTGKTIAYLLPAVSYARYTGKPALIACADETLIDQLVKEGGDIHKLRDVLGLDIDVRLAKSRDQYLCLKRFEEAEKTETEEWIDDIAFSIPDGVYAQGSMIAVQPYGERSDYPLVTDEDWEKVNYNSIMQCAVCDLRNRCGQTLHRAHYRKSTDLIICSQDFLMEHLATKESREREGQLPLLPEVSMMVLDEGHLLEYAAQKALTYKVQAYTIVELLERLMVDGVRERTLYAMEHLQDHHELFFDQLREDVIKSEEDRKRIVKSERLIHLGERVIAYVDQLLEEFVFESELYMIPEYELNMAEEFLEHYVAAIRIFVAQGDAVDWLEDNDGEETLVIMPRLITDVLSETLFSKKMPIVFSSATLSVNKDFSYIASSLGIEQYQSFSVPSPFDYEEVMKIYLHELSQSEKTAKVEQLLKDGKQTLILFKSKQAMNHFKSNVGLMERLNIAFEGDRELSAIVREFQNGEVKTLCSYHLWEGLDLPEEALTRVIIFDLPFPPHDPLFDAKRSFAQNPFEEVELPFMQLRLQQGMGRLIRTSNDHGDIHILLNNEEASVKSHFTDILAVDPQ; encoded by the coding sequence TTGAGAAAATCTTTACCTTTTGAATTATCGAGAGAGAAAACTTTCTTCGACTCTTTAGGCGATTGGTTAGGCGATGTCCTGTATGACGAATTGCCTGAACGAGGATTTGAATGCCGTGACGAACAAATTTTCATGGCTTACCAAATAGAGCAAGCTTTAAAAGAAAAGAACGTGTTATTTGCGGAAGCTGGAGTAGGAACAGGAAAAACAATTGCCTACTTATTACCGGCAGTATCTTATGCACGTTATACAGGAAAACCGGCACTTATTGCCTGTGCAGATGAAACTTTAATCGACCAGCTCGTAAAAGAGGGCGGCGATATTCATAAACTTCGTGATGTATTAGGACTGGATATTGATGTCCGTCTTGCAAAATCACGTGACCAATATTTATGTTTAAAACGCTTTGAAGAAGCGGAAAAAACGGAAACAGAAGAGTGGATTGATGATATTGCATTTTCAATTCCGGATGGGGTATATGCACAGGGCAGTATGATTGCCGTGCAGCCATACGGGGAGCGCTCGGATTATCCGTTAGTGACGGATGAAGACTGGGAGAAAGTAAACTACAATTCAATCATGCAATGTGCGGTTTGTGATTTACGTAATCGTTGCGGCCAAACATTACACCGTGCACATTACCGTAAATCGACGGATCTTATCATTTGTTCACAAGACTTTTTAATGGAGCATTTGGCGACAAAGGAATCACGTGAACGTGAAGGGCAATTACCGCTATTACCGGAAGTTTCAATGATGGTGCTTGATGAAGGACATTTACTTGAATATGCAGCCCAAAAAGCATTAACCTACAAAGTTCAGGCGTATACGATTGTAGAGTTATTGGAACGATTAATGGTAGATGGTGTTCGTGAGCGTACATTATATGCGATGGAACATTTACAAGATCACCATGAACTGTTTTTTGACCAGTTGCGTGAAGATGTCATTAAATCAGAAGAAGACCGTAAACGTATTGTGAAATCAGAGCGACTGATCCACTTAGGCGAGCGCGTCATTGCATATGTCGATCAGCTGCTGGAAGAATTCGTTTTTGAATCGGAACTCTATATGATTCCGGAATATGAGCTGAATATGGCGGAAGAGTTTTTAGAGCATTATGTAGCGGCAATTCGTATTTTTGTTGCACAAGGCGATGCTGTTGATTGGCTGGAGGATAATGATGGAGAAGAGACGCTCGTCATTATGCCACGCCTGATTACAGATGTTCTTTCTGAAACGTTATTCTCGAAAAAAATGCCAATCGTGTTCTCATCGGCTACACTATCGGTAAATAAGGATTTCAGCTATATCGCATCAAGCTTAGGCATTGAACAATACCAAAGCTTCAGTGTACCATCACCGTTTGATTACGAAGAAGTAATGAAAATTTATTTACATGAACTTTCGCAATCCGAAAAAACTGCAAAAGTAGAGCAGCTTTTGAAAGATGGTAAACAAACATTAATTTTATTTAAATCAAAACAGGCAATGAATCACTTTAAATCTAATGTTGGTTTAATGGAACGCTTAAATATCGCATTTGAAGGCGACCGTGAGCTTTCGGCAATTGTCCGTGAGTTCCAAAACGGTGAAGTGAAAACATTATGTTCGTATCATTTATGGGAAGGCTTGGATTTACCGGAAGAAGCGTTAACGCGCGTCATTATTTTCGACTTGCCATTCCCGCCGCATGACCCATTATTTGATGCAAAACGTTCATTTGCACAAAATCCATTTGAAGAAGTTGAGTTACCATTCATGCAGCTTCGTCTTCAGCAAGGAATGGGCCGTCTAATTCGTACATCGAATGATCATGGTGACATTCATATTTTATTAAATAATGAAGAAGCAAGCGTGAAATCACACTTCACAGATATTTTAGCAGTGGATCCACAATAA
- a CDS encoding putative bifunctional diguanylate cyclase/phosphodiesterase, whose protein sequence is MSELKSNKSIIQELALSQFPKELIERVFENIAEGIMITDRYRRILSINVAFEFVTGFKLEEVQGKKPSILQSGVHDRAFYIDMWKQIGKAGMWQGEIWNRRKTGELYPEWLTILAIKDEAGKITNYCGIFTDLSERKIVEDELEKRALHDSLTDVCNRFAYIERMNALLEVTENKVMPIQHAVLFMDLDRFKQVNDLLGHAIGDQLLVEVSKRVKTLVRNKDILARFGGDEFVITLANIQHPREAAKFAEQVLRVFETPIKIHDQDIYISTSMGISIYPADGMTTEQLLNRADRAMSFSKDNGRNCYSFYFDDLETDSNRVLTLDSELRKAIENREFTLAYQPKVSTENNEIIGIEALVRWNSEKLGFVSPAEFIEHAEESGLIIPLSEMIFELACEGYHQLVSAGYPNVPIAVNVSSIHFQQQSFLDSVQKILERNNASAQSFEIEVTERTVMNSAQETVSKLVKLKQLGFKLSIDDFGTGYSSLSYLVRFPLDVLKIDRSFIQHICSLDDKQAIVDAIIQMAHRLQMKVVAEGVETSQQVDLLKSMGCDYIQGYYYSKPLPMEELIDFIQFWEIEHQGRI, encoded by the coding sequence TTGAGCGAATTGAAGTCTAATAAATCCATCATACAAGAGCTGGCATTGTCACAGTTTCCAAAAGAATTAATCGAAAGAGTTTTTGAAAATATTGCGGAAGGTATTATGATTACCGATCGATATAGAAGAATTTTATCGATTAATGTTGCTTTTGAGTTTGTTACAGGCTTTAAATTGGAAGAGGTACAAGGGAAGAAACCGTCTATTTTGCAGTCTGGCGTGCATGACAGAGCTTTTTATATTGATATGTGGAAACAAATTGGCAAGGCAGGCATGTGGCAAGGTGAAATTTGGAATAGACGCAAGACGGGTGAATTATACCCCGAATGGCTGACAATACTAGCAATTAAAGATGAAGCAGGTAAAATTACAAATTACTGCGGCATTTTTACAGATTTATCTGAACGTAAAATCGTGGAAGACGAACTTGAAAAAAGGGCTCTTCATGATTCATTAACAGATGTGTGCAATCGTTTTGCCTATATTGAACGTATGAATGCACTTCTGGAAGTGACAGAGAACAAGGTGATGCCGATACAGCATGCGGTTCTTTTTATGGATTTAGACCGCTTTAAGCAAGTGAATGATTTGCTCGGACATGCCATTGGTGATCAGTTATTGGTAGAAGTATCCAAACGCGTGAAAACTTTAGTGAGAAATAAGGATATTTTAGCGCGCTTTGGTGGGGATGAATTTGTCATTACATTAGCAAATATCCAACATCCAAGAGAAGCTGCAAAATTTGCTGAGCAGGTGCTCCGGGTTTTTGAAACGCCGATTAAAATTCACGATCAGGATATTTATATATCGACAAGTATGGGAATCAGCATTTACCCGGCGGACGGTATGACAACAGAACAACTATTGAATCGTGCTGATCGGGCCATGTCATTTTCAAAAGACAATGGGCGCAATTGCTACTCATTTTACTTTGACGATTTGGAAACTGATTCGAATCGAGTGCTGACACTTGATAGTGAGCTCCGTAAAGCGATTGAAAACAGGGAATTTACGCTTGCCTACCAGCCGAAAGTTAGTACCGAAAACAACGAAATTATCGGAATCGAAGCATTAGTACGTTGGAACAGTGAGAAACTTGGCTTTGTATCACCTGCTGAATTTATCGAACATGCCGAAGAATCGGGTTTAATTATCCCACTGAGCGAAATGATTTTCGAGCTTGCATGTGAAGGCTATCATCAGCTAGTTTCTGCCGGGTACCCAAATGTACCGATAGCAGTAAATGTTTCGAGCATTCACTTCCAGCAGCAAAGCTTCTTAGATTCGGTTCAAAAAATTTTAGAGCGGAATAATGCTTCGGCACAGAGCTTTGAAATCGAAGTGACTGAGCGAACAGTAATGAACAGTGCGCAGGAGACAGTGAGTAAACTAGTAAAACTGAAGCAATTAGGTTTTAAGCTTTCGATCGACGACTTCGGGACAGGGTATTCTTCATTAAGTTACTTAGTGCGATTCCCGCTCGATGTGCTGAAAATTGACCGCAGCTTCATTCAGCATATTTGCTCGCTTGATGATAAGCAGGCAATTGTCGATGCGATTATTCAAATGGCGCATCGCCTGCAAATGAAAGTAGTAGCTGAAGGTGTGGAAACAAGCCAGCAAGTCGATTTGCTTAAATCGATGGGCTGTGATTATATACAAGGGTATTACTACAGTAAACCTTTGCCTATGGAAGAATTAATCGACTTCATCCAATTTTGGGAAATCGAGCATCAAGGAAGGATTTAA
- a CDS encoding PAS domain-containing protein → MERRLAQLPCGYIVTNEQYTIIDVNETFLQWTNYRLEELYGQHLEKLFSSSSKLIFHSYFYPNMAMYQFVDELFINIQNAVGQTMPCLVNAKQVNKEGKNFVDIVMMPMNKRIEYEREVRQAKLLLEEAYNEKTTAHEHLQRINKKIEEKQQQLIQLND, encoded by the coding sequence ATGGAGAGACGTCTAGCTCAATTGCCTTGTGGATATATTGTTACAAACGAGCAATATACAATTATTGATGTAAATGAAACATTTTTGCAATGGACAAATTACAGGCTTGAAGAGTTATATGGACAACATCTTGAAAAGTTGTTTTCATCCAGTAGTAAATTAATTTTCCATTCGTATTTTTATCCTAATATGGCAATGTATCAATTTGTAGATGAACTTTTTATTAATATACAGAATGCTGTTGGACAAACAATGCCATGTTTAGTCAATGCAAAACAAGTAAATAAGGAAGGTAAGAATTTTGTCGATATTGTCATGATGCCAATGAACAAGCGAATTGAATATGAGCGTGAAGTTCGACAAGCGAAACTATTATTGGAAGAAGCATATAACGAAAAAACAACCGCCCATGAACATTTGCAGCGAATTAATAAAAAAATTGAAGAGAAACAGCAGCAATTAATTCAACTGAACGATTAA
- a CDS encoding alpha/beta fold hydrolase has product MVNVVKRNNISIKGKGEQVLLFAHGFGCDQTLWQSLISYFEESYKIILFDYVGAGNSDITAYDRVKYNSLDGYVQDVIDIIEAYDLKNIIFIGHSVSSMIGMLAAIKMPQYFSKLIMIGPSPYYLNDGDYKGGFDRSEIDELLVTMEMNFEGWASYMAPIAMDQSSDAPLTKRLEETFVSTNSSIARQFAEVTFFSDSRYRLGETQIPILILQCANDSIVPIDVGYYLSAHIPNNELVILDTRGHYPHLNDPKLTAEIILNYIK; this is encoded by the coding sequence TTGGTCAACGTTGTAAAGAGAAATAATATTTCGATCAAGGGTAAGGGAGAGCAAGTTTTATTATTTGCGCATGGGTTTGGCTGTGATCAAACTTTATGGCAAAGTTTGATTTCTTATTTTGAGGAATCGTACAAAATTATTCTTTTTGATTATGTAGGTGCTGGTAACTCCGATATAACGGCATATGATAGGGTGAAATATAATAGCTTAGATGGTTATGTACAGGATGTCATTGACATTATTGAGGCATACGATCTTAAAAATATTATTTTTATTGGTCACTCTGTAAGTTCGATGATCGGTATGCTCGCTGCTATAAAAATGCCGCAATACTTTTCAAAGCTTATTATGATAGGCCCTTCCCCTTATTATTTGAATGATGGAGATTATAAAGGGGGATTTGATCGAAGTGAAATTGATGAACTGCTTGTAACAATGGAAATGAACTTTGAAGGTTGGGCAAGCTATATGGCCCCAATTGCAATGGATCAATCAAGTGATGCACCATTAACAAAGAGACTTGAAGAAACATTTGTATCAACGAATTCAAGTATTGCGAGACAGTTTGCAGAAGTCACTTTCTTTAGTGATTCACGATATCGATTAGGGGAGACGCAAATTCCTATATTAATCCTGCAATGCGCGAATGATAGTATTGTACCGATTGACGTAGGCTATTATTTAAGCGCTCATATTCCGAACAATGAATTGGTAATATTAGATACTAGAGGTCATTATCCACATTTAAACGACCCGAAATTAACAGCAGAAATCATATTAAACTATATAAAATAA
- a CDS encoding ribonuclease H-like domain-containing protein translates to MSYENKLLQMKKLLGKKTEQKKEKPKFIKPEPPLYSEQWQQEGLELVENEFGMLFKREVHYPFDYQHGDYKLGELFPSLKRWKSQAEDHPFAISGDETIVFFDTETTGLKGAGTHIFLLGFLEANDEGFTLTQYVLADPSNEAALLFESKLWQRNVTIVSYNGKSFDWPQLQVRWTLNQQFLPPLKSQRQIDLLHSTKRLWKDDLSRMKLTQVEQDKLGFYRIGDIPGHLAPIIYFDAVKSGNAETLMKVLLHNEWDLLSLITLYIHSTNLLFDDISTESATTYTNIGKWFGDLKKRQTSTEILQAVTAHFETKDTGYAHFYLAFELKRIGETDLAIQSFQTALPAIPVRKQLQAYEQLAMLYEHKLKDYEQAYIYTEIGNNLLPEIPFQKESQLQNQQRNWQKRLSRLANKRNKNFFDK, encoded by the coding sequence ATGTCGTATGAAAATAAGCTATTGCAAATGAAGAAACTGCTAGGCAAAAAAACGGAGCAAAAAAAAGAGAAACCAAAATTCATCAAACCTGAACCGCCTTTATATAGCGAACAATGGCAACAGGAAGGGCTTGAACTGGTAGAAAATGAATTCGGCATGCTTTTTAAACGGGAAGTGCATTATCCATTTGATTATCAGCACGGTGACTACAAGCTTGGGGAATTGTTTCCTTCCTTAAAGCGCTGGAAGTCCCAAGCTGAGGATCATCCGTTTGCCATTAGCGGTGATGAAACGATCGTGTTTTTTGATACAGAAACAACCGGTTTAAAAGGCGCGGGTACCCATATTTTTTTACTTGGTTTCCTGGAAGCAAATGATGAAGGTTTTACGCTCACACAATATGTATTGGCGGACCCTTCGAATGAAGCGGCACTACTGTTTGAATCAAAGCTATGGCAGCGAAATGTAACGATTGTTTCCTATAACGGAAAAAGTTTCGACTGGCCGCAGCTTCAAGTGCGCTGGACATTGAACCAGCAATTTTTGCCGCCGCTGAAATCACAGCGGCAAATTGATTTGCTGCATAGTACGAAACGACTTTGGAAAGACGATTTATCACGCATGAAGCTTACCCAAGTTGAACAGGATAAGCTTGGGTTTTACCGAATCGGGGATATACCGGGTCATTTGGCTCCGATTATATATTTTGATGCGGTCAAAAGCGGGAATGCGGAAACGCTGATGAAAGTACTGCTGCATAATGAATGGGATTTACTGTCGCTGATTACATTGTATATTCATTCGACGAATTTATTGTTTGATGATATATCAACGGAGTCGGCAACAACGTATACGAATATCGGAAAATGGTTTGGCGATTTGAAAAAGCGGCAAACAAGTACGGAAATACTTCAGGCAGTGACGGCACATTTCGAAACAAAAGATACCGGTTATGCACATTTTTATTTGGCATTTGAATTAAAGCGGATTGGAGAAACGGATTTAGCGATCCAATCATTCCAAACAGCACTTCCGGCCATCCCTGTCAGAAAACAGCTGCAGGCATACGAACAACTGGCAATGCTATATGAACATAAATTAAAAGACTACGAGCAGGCATACATTTATACGGAAATAGGGAATAATTTACTTCCTGAAATCCCTTTTCAAAAAGAATCACAGCTGCAAAATCAGCAAAGAAATTGGCAGAAAAGGCTTAGTCGTTTGGCCAATAAAAGAAATAAAAATTTTTTCGACAAATAA
- the gpsB gene encoding cell division regulator GpsB: protein MDIKLTADHILEKEFKKSMKGYNIDEVDQFLDLIREDYDTFTAKIASLEEENERLKQELANSSRKSAVAPAPTANSTNFDILKRLSNLEKHVFGSKLYE, encoded by the coding sequence ATGGATATTAAATTAACAGCTGACCATATATTGGAAAAAGAATTTAAAAAGAGTATGAAAGGTTATAACATTGACGAAGTGGATCAATTTTTGGATCTGATTCGTGAAGATTATGACACATTTACTGCAAAGATTGCTTCTTTAGAAGAGGAGAACGAGCGCTTAAAGCAAGAGCTGGCAAACTCAAGCCGCAAATCGGCGGTAGCTCCTGCTCCAACAGCGAATAGTACAAACTTCGATATTTTAAAGCGACTTTCAAACTTGGAGAAGCATGTTTTCGGGAGTAAGCTTTACGAATAG